The Meriones unguiculatus strain TT.TT164.6M chromosome 6, Bangor_MerUng_6.1, whole genome shotgun sequence genomic interval AGCTGTCTTTTTGCTGTTTTCTCATTTGGCAGAAGGGACAAATGAAACCCCTCAGGCGTCTTTTGTAAGGGTGCTAATCTCATTCATGAGGGCTTCACCTCATTACCTAATCACCTCCCAAGGTCATCACCCTAACAACATCATTGTGGtgttagcattttattttatgaattttggGGGCTATATAGACATTCAGGTCTGCTCTAAAGTTGggtatctttcttttctcttttcttttcttttctttttttgaaacatTCTACattttattatgggacaaactccATCCCCAATTTAGACAAGACCAAAATTCCATCTGGTAGGAATGACTGATGATCACAGGACCCAGTTGATGATGATCATAACTCTGTGTAAACCTTTAGTCTTGCCATTGTGTGAATCCTTACAGACCCAGCTTTGTTCTCCTCCAGTGTCTTCTCTTGGAGTTGTACCTGATTTTGTTACCAGTTTTCATCTGAGTCCATTGAGGAATAGGATgattctgcttttgtttcttggtCAGGAATCGCTTGATTTGCAAAGTCTTGTGAGAAGACACGCTCACGATGGAGGAGGAAAGGCGAAGAGCGGGCATCTTTATTCTCAACCTTTCTATATtatctcttttaaaaatgtgtcttttgTAAATGACATATAACttagtttatttaaaaattaggCCAAAAATTCTTAGTTTTTCATAAGGGAATTTAACCTGTTGGCTGGTGTTGGGGATAGTGTTATCTTAtccttttgctttttatttatttatttattttattttttggagatCATTGGCCAAAGTTGGGTTTTTGCTTCACTGATCGTCTAATGTTGGTAGCTAAGCCTAAGGCTTTCTTTCTGGGATCCTGAACTttccttttctattaaaaaaaattatttttgtgtgtgctacagtgtgtatatgtgtgtgtggtatgtatattgtgtgtggtgtgtatatacacatggtGTGCAAAGGCCAGAGGTTGACGTCGGGTGTCTTTAATTGCTCTCTACCttatgtttttgaggcagggtctctcacagatCCTAGAGCTCAGTAATTTGGGAAGAGTAGCTGGCTAGTGAGGTTCAGGGACCTTCTGTCTCTTCTTTTCCAGTGCTGGGGCTATTGGTGCGTGCCCCTATACCTGGttgcttcaatggctgatggggatctgaactcagggcaTTTAGGGATGCTCCTGAGGGACTGTAGACAGCTTGTAAAGTGTGAACTCTTTCCCATTGTGTATTCCATGACAATGGAGCAGGGACAGCATCTGGGTTCTGCGTTGATGTTCTCCAGGTTTCTAAGTGAGTCTCTTGGGGATTATGGCCAGTGTCGCCTAGTTCGAGTTTCTAGTCTAGGCTGGTTGTTCCGGAGTGGGTATTTCACTATCTGTTTGTTCTCACTGAGAAAGCTGTAGAGTTTAACTCAGTGTAAAGCTTCATGGTGTTTGTTTTACTCTGTGGCTCTCTTCTAAGGGACTGGTGTAGGAGTTGGGGGCAGCTGTGCTTGCAGCTGGCATACGCTGGAGAAGGCTTAGGTTGTGCCTTACCCATTTTTGTATCTCCAGTGCCATGAAAAATGCCTGATTCCCTAGCAGGTGCTATTTCTTAGAATGACCTGAGCTCAGAGAGGGAAAAATGGTCTTGCATTAACGTTTGAGTTATGAGGCTTTAGGAAAAGGCTCATAGAATAGAAATGCATTATCTTAAAATTAGGCTCTCCATAACCCCTGCAGTATTAtgtataagcaataaaaataaaacgtgtTTATTGCTCTTTCAAGGGCTTACTCTGGGCTAAAGCAGCGTGCGCTTTCACTGGGAGAAGGGCTGTCTCACCATGGGAGGGGAGAATAACACTGATGTGTGGATGAGGACATGCCGCCAATCAAAGTGCTTTGGGGACAGCTGCTGGGGAGACCCATAGCCCCTGATCTCCCTGGGATTccaaatttgaaaaacaaaacaaaagcaagaacaaacaaacaaaaaagcctcaGCTAACTCACGCAAAGACTCCCAGCTTACATCGGGGGAGACTGCTGCAGAGCTCTAATGAGATCCCTGGGTGAACCGGAgcttccaatttatttatttatttattttaataaggaCCTGCTTGACTTCCACAGATATCTGGCTAGACCTTGACTGATTGTCAAGCTTTTAAAGTAGCATTGATTTTTCACTGCTGCTACAGTGGGATGATGAGGTCATTGTGTTTTGCCATGTTATTGAAATTCTCATTAGAGAAACTTGGAGGTTGTAATAAGTCCTTCTAGGCCCTGGCTCCCTGTTTGTGCTAAAATTGAAAGGCTGGAAATACTGAGGTATGTTAAGATGGTAAAGGCAAAGTTATCAAGAAACCAAGGCACTTCAGGCAGCAACAtcacaaaacccccaaaccacacataacaacaaaacaaatcaaaaacacacctcttttcctctctaattGTTAGGGGGAATTTTAGAATGCTATTATTCAGAGCTTATCATTTCTTCTAAGTAACATGCAGCATTGCTGAGCAGAAAGTCCCATGTAGACCAGGAACCGTTACATGCCTTACATACCTGTGCACTCTCTTTGTGCTCATCATGCCTCTGTAAGGTGAGTGCCATTATCCATCTTTTATAAATGAGGAACTGACTCTCAGAG includes:
- the LOC110541349 gene encoding large ribosomal subunit protein eL39-like, with product MPALRLSSSIVSVSSHKTLQIKRFLTKKQKQNHPIPQWTQMKTGNKIRYNSKRRHWRRTKLGL